In the genome of Torulaspora globosa chromosome 2, complete sequence, the window GAATCTCTAAAGTAGAAGTTAGTAAATCATGTTACGGCTTTGGTGAAGTAGCTATTTCTAACGAGCACATACAGTGTCgaaacttttcaattgagatTGAATACTGGAGCCAAGGTCAGACATATTGTGGTATCTTTAATTCTGTACAATTTGCTACTGAAAACTTTGTTACAATCAGATCGTTGCTAGTAGTGAACTGAGCTTTAAGATGTCTGCTTTTAAGCCCTTTTTCACTTTCCGTTgccatgaagaaatttcaCTGCCAAGCAGAGGGAACAAGAACAGAATCTGATTAGGAAACTacactttgaaagaaacaTATAAAGTTTAAATAGGCTGTTGTAATGCGACAGATGTTACCAGGACGGTTCAATAGTGAAGGAACTACAATTCTTGAACTGTTAAAGTGTTCAATTGCTAATACAGAATCTAACGCTTCCATACCCTCTCACTGCTCAACCGTCCTGGTGATGCCTGTCCGTTACGACGCCTGGTAATGTTTTCTCGCATTTCGGTGAGGATCGATTTcctggagaagaaagcccAGCAATTGGATCGCTGTCCATCGGGATCTTCAGAGAGCCTGATGTTCCCAAAATATGGGATGCCGTCTCATGATTATCCGAAGCGGGACTTGGCATTGAACGGCTGAACCAGCAGTTCAGCAACGTCTGGCAGCTCTGGCAGCGTTTACGGTTACTAGCTACCTCTGTCTGAAAATTGCACCCGTCAGCATGGGTTCTAACGCCGAAGGAGGGAAGAAATCAATCAGCAACACCCATCGTTATCCTTCCGAGGTACGGAAAAGGACGTCGATAAATTGAAAGGGTTTATATCCAACATGAAATTTTCCATGGGAACGGTTGATCGGAATAACGAAGCCATCCGTGTTGTTTATTTCGTAAGGCACCTTAGCGGTCCGCCGCAGAATGGGCTCAGCACTACATAAGCGAGCAGAACTACCTGGATGTGTCATTCGACGGCTTCACGGAGGCCTATACAAGAGGCGGAAACCAGATCCGTCTGACAACCCCAAAGGCAAGCTCACTGAAGAGGAGCGCAAGTTGCTACAGAAGTTAGGTACCTGCTTTAAATGCCGGGCAAACATGGGGCGAAGAACAGCCCTGAAGCGAGGCCTAGCTGACTATCGCCAAAGTGACTGTTCAATAGTATTAACAGCCACTGAAAAAACAGCCAAATACAGTAGAAAACctcaaagtcaaaaaccaCCTCTGGTTGGGCATCGGAGAGAGATCACTGTGTTGGTGGGCAACAAACGAACCACCATTCTGTTAGATATGGGAGCAGGAACGTCATTGATAGCCGCACATCGTGCACAAGCGCTTAACCTGAAGACATACAAGACAAGATCCATAGCAATCAAAGGAGCCACCTCAGACAATAGCGTGCAATCTACGGAAGCCACTATCCTCGAACCTAAAtaccagaaccagcagtttgaaataCCAGTCTACGTCGCGACTGCCATAAATCCCGATATTATCATCGGAAACCCGGTAGTAGAAACGAACCCCCGCCTAGAGCAGACCCTAGATAGGAGCTCGATTAACCTAACCACACCAGAAACAGAGCCAGACTGGCCCATCGGCCTCATCCTCACCAATGAGGACCGCCAAGTCCGGCGACTCcgccaagaaacaaaatcgCACTTTAAGTGGATACATTGTACACGTTCAGACAGTAATGTGCTACGATACCACCAATGGTACCACCAGTGGTATCGCAGCACATTACTGTCTGAACTGGGGCGTCAATGGTATCGCAGCACATTACTGTCTGAACGTGTACAATGTATTCACTTAAAGTGCCattttgtttcttgtgGAATCGTCGGACCTGGCGGTCCTCATTGGTGAGGATGCTAAAATCATGGCGGTCTCCAGTAAATCCGGTCTCAGATTTCTGACCGTTATTTGCAACGATTTTTCTAGTCCGCTCAAGTAGAATGACTGCTTGCACTTGGGTGATAGTAGTTCGTCTGGTATTGCAGCTGATAGAGCATTGTACTCTTTATTGTACGATTCCAATGATCCCTGTTGTTTGCAGTAGCGTAAGTGGGTTAGGATGGAATCTACCTGGTGTTCACTGTAATATTTGCGTTTAAATCGTCCGATAAAATCATTGAACGTGCCCTGACGTAGTGATTCTCCGGTAAGACCCTCGAACCAGAGGGCTGCTCCCTCGGTTAAGCAGTCAGCAAAGTATAAGATCTTCTCATAATCATCTGTGAACTCGAACCGGCGTAGGTGTATGCTTATACGGGTCATAAAGGCCGCTACTGCGAGGGGCTCTCCCTGACCACTAAATTTAGGAGGTTTGCTTGCGTTTGGAATATTCTGGTTGCTCATAATGACAGGTTCAACCATGGTGGATGCTTAGTATTGAGGTTGGGTCGGAATGTGTGTGGATCGAATCAATGCGCTACCAAGCGTAATAATACGTTACGGTATTATTCGTGGGTTCATATGGTTGATCCTGTAATTAGAGCTTGTGATAGTTTGTTCAATATTTATTACTAATAAACTATACTTGTATCCTATGGAATCcccttcttttcctgaaCCTGGGTGGCTCTCTAATAGCTCTCAACTGGGTCGCTTTTATCTGTTTCATTTTGGACCTCTGTTGGTAATCAGAATAGTGTTTTAGCCACTTACATCTTGTCGAGCCGGTATGTCCAGCTCATACTATCACATTCAACATCTAAGCGGATTTAGCTCAGTTGGGAGAGCGCCAGACTGAAGAATAACTTTGGTCAGCAAGTAATCTGGAGGTCCTGTGTTCGATCCACAGAATTCGCAATTTTTTTATCTTTTTATTATGGTAGAAGTAGTAAGTGCAGCTTGAGCAACTTAGATTTGAtattttgttgaaaacTAACGATGGCCATATTCATTTGAATAGCATTTCCCGTTGGCATCCCACTGTTTGTGTTTCTTTCAACTAGGCTTTTTTGTTTTACTCTCGATCTTGACGGAAACTGAATGTTGAAAGCAACTTACTAAATGTAAATATGAAAATAGAAAAATGCATAAAGTCAATACAAAAGTTCAAAATATATAAGGCGTTAATTTTTCAAgacaatctctttgatagTACCGCCTCTAATATCAATGTCATCGTCATAACTTCCTTGGATGCTAACTAGAATAAATCTCGTCTTTCTCCACTCTGTGGTATTTATGCTCTCTTCAAAACAGCACGGGTTGTTGTTCAGCTGCAAGGAATCATAGTCGACGTAAAACTCAGTAATATTACTGGGGAGTAGTTCGATCAGGGATTTGTTGTAGACCTCTTGAAAATATGGCTCAGAAGGCTCAATTTGCAAATTGTCCACGATCCTTACAAAATGCTTACTGAGTAAGTGcgattctttcaaattgtCCAGGAAACCTTCTATACCATTTGTTTTCCAGCTTAGAATGGCTGCGATATCTTCGTCACAAGCGTCGGTCTCTATCTCTGAAATATCTTCCCCGGCATCCTCGAGTACTTCTGAGatttcctcatcctccttTGTCAGATCCGCATCAGTTGTCTCAAGAACCTCCGTTAGATTGCTAAAAAGcctttcaatttcagaTGCGTGGGGCAATATGGCAACGGTCAAATTTTGAGCAGGTCTTTGACCCCAGAGAATGATTCCGCTCTTaatctcttgaaagttATTCTCTCCGAGATCAATCAGTAGTTTCGCCGTTTTGTACTTATTAGCCGGCTGCCAATGAGTATAATTATTGCCATCCAGAGCCGAAAATGGAACGTCACCAGGAACCCCAGCGGTTAGATTAGTTACTTGTTTACTCTCCACAATATTACCTGGCACATTAAGAG includes:
- a CDS encoding uncharacterized protein (Ty like retrotransposon): MVEPVIMSNQNIPNASKPPKFSGQGEPLAVAAFMTRISIHLRRFEFTDDYEKILYFADCLTEGAALWFEGLTGESLRQGTFNDFIGRFKRKYYSEHQVDSILTHLRYCKQQGSLESYNKEYNALSAAIPDELLSPKCKQSFYLSGLEKSLQITVRNLRPDLLETAMILASSPMRTARSDDSTRNKMAL